Within Sphingobium sp. KCTC 72723, the genomic segment ATGGCAGTCGGAACGGGCCAAGGTTTATCGCCGCCTCAACAACATCCCCGGCGAATGGGGAACCGCCGTCAATGTGCAGGCGATGGTGTTCGGCAATATGGGCGAAACGTCCGCGACGGGCGTGGCCTTCACGCGCGATCCGTCGACCGGCGAAAATGTCTATTATGGCGAATTCCTGATCAACGCGCAGGGCGAAGATGTCGTTGCGGGCATCCGCACGCCGCAATATCTGACGCTGGCGGCACGCGAACGGGCAGGGGCCAAGCCGCTGTCGATGGAAGAAGCGATGCCCGAAACCTATGCCGAACTGGCGGGCGTTTTCGCGATCCTCGAAACCCATTATCGCGACATGCAGGACATCGAATTCACCGTCCAGCAGGGCAAGCTGTGGATGCTGCAAACCCGGTCGGGCAAGCGCACTGCCAAGGCTGCGCTGAAAATGGCCGTGGACATGGCGCATGAAGGCCTCATCACCGAAGAAGAAGCCGTCGCCCGTGTCGATCCCGCTGCGCTCGACCAACTGCTCCACCCCACGCTCGATCCCAACGCGCCGCGCGAAGTGCTGACCAAGGGACTGCCCGCATCGCCGGGCGCAGCTTCGGGCGCGATCGTGTTCGACGCCGACACTGCCGAACGCCGTAACGAAATGGGCGATGCCGTCATTTTGGTGCGCGTTGAAACCAGCCCGGAAGATATTCACGGGATGCACGCGGCCAAGGGCATCCTGACCGCCCGTGGCGGCATGACCAGCCACGCCGCCGTCGTGGCGCGCGGCATGGGCCGCCCCTGCGTATCCGGCGCGGGCAGCCTGTCGATCGACAATGCCGCCAAAACGCTGCGCATCGGCGACCGCATCCTGAAAGAAGGCGACATCCTGACCATCGACGGTTCGACCGGCGAAGTGATGGTCGGCGAAGTGCCGACGGTGCAACCCGAACTGGCCGGTGACTTCGGCGTGCTGATGGTATGGGCCGACAAGGTCCGCCGCCTGAAAATCCGCGCCAACGCCGAAACGCCGCAGGACTGCAAGGTCGCACGCGAATTTGGTGCCGAGGGCGTCGGCCTGTGCCGCACCGAACATATGTTTTTCGACGCCGCGCGCATTACCGCCGTGCGCGAAATGATCCTGGCCGACAGCGAAAAGGGCCGCCGCGTCGCGCTCGAAAAGCTGTTGCCCGAACAGCGCGACGATTTCGCGCAGATATTCATGGTGATGGCGGGCCTGCCCGTCACCATCCGCCTGCTCGATCCGCCGCTGCACGAATTCCTGCCCCATGGTGAAGCGGAGTTCGAGGAAGTGGCGAACGCTGCGGGTGTCAGCGTCGATACGCTCAAGCGTCGCGCGAACGAACTGCATGAATTCAACCCGATGCTCGGCCATCGCGGTTGCCGCCTGGGCGTCACCTACCCGGAAATCTACGAAATGCAGGCCCGCGCGATCTTCGAAGCGGCGCTGATCGTCAAGGCGCGCGGCGGCGAAGCGCCGATCCCCGAAGTCATGATCCCGCTGGTTGCGACCCGCAAGGAGCTGGAACTGATGAAGGCGATCGTCGATCGAGTCGCCGCCGAAGTGTTCAAGGAACAGGGAACAAGCGTCGAATATCTGGTCGGCACCATGATCGAATTGCCGCGCGCCGCTTTGAAGGCAGGCGAAATCGCCGAAGTCGGCGAATTCTTCTCCTTCGGCACCAACGACCTGACCCAGACCACGATCGGCA encodes:
- the ppdK gene encoding pyruvate, phosphate dikinase codes for the protein MLTTQEAIMNSTATRYVYRFGGGVDDGGQGDRNLLGGKGANLDGMAAIGLPVPPGFTITTAMCTRYYDDGGVYPDSVKGEVATGLTHIEGITGKKFGDAADPLLVSVRSGARASMPGMMDTVLNLGLNDETVIGLANTSGDERFAWDSYRRFIQMYSDVVLELDHGAFEEALEIAKEDQGYSLDTEMTADDWKALVAEYKALVQKLWDKPFPQDVHDQLWGAISAVFGSWQSERAKVYRRLNNIPGEWGTAVNVQAMVFGNMGETSATGVAFTRDPSTGENVYYGEFLINAQGEDVVAGIRTPQYLTLAARERAGAKPLSMEEAMPETYAELAGVFAILETHYRDMQDIEFTVQQGKLWMLQTRSGKRTAKAALKMAVDMAHEGLITEEEAVARVDPAALDQLLHPTLDPNAPREVLTKGLPASPGAASGAIVFDADTAERRNEMGDAVILVRVETSPEDIHGMHAAKGILTARGGMTSHAAVVARGMGRPCVSGAGSLSIDNAAKTLRIGDRILKEGDILTIDGSTGEVMVGEVPTVQPELAGDFGVLMVWADKVRRLKIRANAETPQDCKVAREFGAEGVGLCRTEHMFFDAARITAVREMILADSEKGRRVALEKLLPEQRDDFAQIFMVMAGLPVTIRLLDPPLHEFLPHGEAEFEEVANAAGVSVDTLKRRANELHEFNPMLGHRGCRLGVTYPEIYEMQARAIFEAALIVKARGGEAPIPEVMIPLVATRKELELMKAIVDRVAAEVFKEQGTSVEYLVGTMIELPRAALKAGEIAEVGEFFSFGTNDLTQTTIGISRDDAGRFLTQYVDKGIFARDPFVSIDVEGVGELIQLAAERGRKTRPGIKLGICGEHGGDPASIAFCEQTGLDYVSASPYRVPIARLAAAQAALANRG